Proteins encoded in a region of the Labrus mixtus chromosome 19, fLabMix1.1, whole genome shotgun sequence genome:
- the insig1 gene encoding insulin-induced gene 1 protein produces the protein MPRLEDHCWSCSCASRVETKHSSGANWLASKAEEMMSIITSVLSNAYGSLHDVRTANLIRRGLVLFTVGAFLALVLNLLQIQRNVTLFPEEVMTTLFSSAWWIPPCCGTGAAVVGLLYPCLDSHLGEPHKFKREWASVMRCIAVFVGINHASVKLDFDNNVQLSLTLAALSLGLWWTFDRSRSGFGLGITTAFLATVITQLLVYNGVYQYTSPDFLYVRSWLPCIFFSGGVTVGNIGRQLAMGGVEKPHMD, from the exons ATGCCCAGACTGGAGGACCACTGCTGGAGCTGCTCCTGTGCGTCAAGGGTCGAGACTAAGCACTCATCTGGAGCGAACTGGTTGGCATCTAAAGCCGAAGAAATGATGTCCATCATCACCTCGGTGCTCAGCAATGCGTACGGCTCTCTGCACGACGTCCGGACGGCCAACCTCATCCGCAGGGGTCTGGTCCTGTTCACCGTGGGAGCGTTTCTCGCCCTGGTGCTCAACCTGCTGCAGATCCAAAGAAACGTCACCCTGTTCCCGGAGGAGGTGATGACAACTTTGTTCTCGTCTGCCTGGTGGATCCCCCCGTGTTGTGGCACAGGAGCCG ctgtGGTCGGCCTGCTGTATCCGTGCCTCGACAGCCACCTGGGAGAGCCGCACAAGTTCAAGAGGGAGTGGGCGAGCGTCATGAGGTGCATCGCCGTGTTCGTCGGCATCAACCACGCCAGTGTT AAACTCGACTTCGACAACAACGTGCAGCTGTCCCTCACGCTGGCCGCCTTGTCCCTGGGCCTGTGGTGGACGTTCGACCGGTCCAGGAGCGGCTTCGGCTTGGGGATCACCACCGCCTTCTTAGCGACCGTGATCACACAGCTGCTGGTCTACAACGGAGTCTACCA GTACACGTCTCCAGACTTCCTGTACGTCCGCTCGTGGCTCCCGTGCATATTCTTCTCAGGAGGCGTCACCGTGGGGAACATCGGACGACAGCTCGCCATG GGCGGAGTTGAGAAACCTCACATGGACTGA